A window of Scomber scombrus chromosome 23, fScoSco1.1, whole genome shotgun sequence contains these coding sequences:
- the cct7 gene encoding T-complex protein 1 subunit eta isoform X1, with protein MMSPQVILLKEGTDSSQGIPQLISNINACQVIAEAVRTTLGPRGMDKLMVDPRGKATISNDGATILKLLDVVHPAAKTLVDIARSQDAEVGDGTTSVTLLAAEFLKQLKPYVEEGLHPQTIIRAFRNATNLAVNKIKEIAVPVKKDDKQEQRQLLEKCAATALNSKLIAGQKDFFSKMVVDAVMSLEELLSLKMIGIKKVQGGGLEDSHLISGVAFKKTFSYAGFEMQPKSYENPKIALLNIELELKAEKDNAEVRVKNVEDYQAIVDAEWNILYDKLEKIYKSGAKVVLSKLPIGDVATQYFADRDLFCAGRVQEEDLKRTMMACGGSIQTTVSSMTDDVLGQCAVFEEVQVGGERYNFFKGCPKAKTCTIILRGGAEQFTEETERSLHDAIMIVRRAIKNDAVVAGGGAVEMELSKYLRDYSRTIPGKQQLLIGAYAKALEIIPRQLCDNAGFDATNILNKLRAKHAQGGMWYGVDINNEDIADNFVACVWEPSIVRINALTAASEAACLILSVDETIKNPRSSMDGPPGGAGRGRGRPHAH; from the exons ATGATG TCCCCACAGGTTATCCTGCTTAAGGAAGGGACAGACTCGTCTCAGGGCATTCCCCAGCTCATCAGTAACATCAATGCCTGCCAG GTCATTGCCGAGGCGGTCCGGACCACCCTCGGGCCCAGAGGGATGGACAAACTGATGGTGGACCCCAGAG GCAAGGCCACAATCTCCAACGATGGAGCCACCATACTGAAACTGTTGGATGTGGTCCACCCTGCAGCCAAGACCCTGGTGGACATCGCTCGCTCCCAGGATGCTGAG GTCGGAGATGGCACCACCTCTGTCACTCTCCTGGCTGCAGAGTTCCTGAAGCAGCTGAAGCCGTATGTGGAGGAGGGTCTCCACCCTCAGACCATCATCAGAGCCTTCCGCAACGCCACCAACCTCGCCGTCAACAAGATCAAGGAGATCGCCGTCCCTGTGAAGAAAGACGACAAGCA agagcagaggcaGCTGTTGGAGAAGTGCGCGGCCACAGCGCTCAACTCCAAGCTCATTGCTGGTCAGAAGGATTTCTTCTCCAAGATGGTGGTGGATGCCGTCATGTCTCTGGAAGAGCTGCTGTCTCTGAAGATGATTGGTATCAAGAAGGTCCAGGGTGGAGGTCTTGAG GATTCCCATTTGATCTCTGGAGTTGCGTTCAAGAAGACCTTCTCCTACGCCGGATTTGAGATGCAGCCTAAATCCTATGAGAATCCAAAGATCGCACTGCTCAACATAGAGCTGGAGCTGAAGGCTGAGAAGGACAACGCCGAGGTCCGAGTGAAAAATGTGGAG GACTACCAGGCCATTGTTGACGCAGAGTGGAACATCCTGTACGACAAACTGGAGAAGATCTATAAGTCAGGAGCCAAGGTGGTTTTGTCCAAGCTGCCTATTGGTGATGTGGCCACCCAGTACTTTGCTGACAGAGACCTGTTCTGCGCCGGTAGAGTCCAGGAGGAGGACCTGAAGAGGACCATGATG GCCTGCGGCGGCTCCATCCAGACCACAGTCAGCTCTATGACAGACGACGTCCTGGGACAGTGTGCAGTCTTCGAGGAGGTCCAGGTCGGAGGGGAGAG gTATAACTTCTTTAAGGGCTGTCCCAAGGCCAAGACGTGCACCATCATCCTGAGAGGTGGAGCCGAACAGTTCACAGAGGAGACGGAGCGATCACTGCACGATGCCATCATGATCGTGCGCAGAGCCATCAAG AATGATGCCGTTGtagcaggtggaggagctgtgGAGATGGAGCTGTCTAAGTACCTGCGGGATTATTCGAGGACCATCCCTGgaaaacagcagctgttgatTGGAGCGTACGCCAAGGCCCTGGAGATCATCCCCAGACAGCTGTGTGACAACGCCGGCTTTGACGCCACAAACATTCTGAACAAACTGCGCGCCAAACACGCACAG GGCGGCATGTGGTACGGTGTGGACATCAACAACGAAGACATTGCAGATAACTTCGTCGCATGCGTCTGGGAGCCCTCCATCGTGCGTATCAACGCTCTGACGGCAGCATCCGAGGCAGCCTGCCTCATCCTGTCAGTGGATGAGACCATCAAGAACCCTCGCAGCTCTATGGATGGACCTCCAGGGGGCGCCGGCAGGGGCAGAGGGAGACCCCATGCTCATTAA
- the cct7 gene encoding T-complex protein 1 subunit eta isoform X2: MWRRVSTLRPSSEPSATPPTSEQRQLLEKCAATALNSKLIAGQKDFFSKMVVDAVMSLEELLSLKMIGIKKVQGGGLEDSHLISGVAFKKTFSYAGFEMQPKSYENPKIALLNIELELKAEKDNAEVRVKNVEDYQAIVDAEWNILYDKLEKIYKSGAKVVLSKLPIGDVATQYFADRDLFCAGRVQEEDLKRTMMACGGSIQTTVSSMTDDVLGQCAVFEEVQVGGERYNFFKGCPKAKTCTIILRGGAEQFTEETERSLHDAIMIVRRAIKNDAVVAGGGAVEMELSKYLRDYSRTIPGKQQLLIGAYAKALEIIPRQLCDNAGFDATNILNKLRAKHAQGGMWYGVDINNEDIADNFVACVWEPSIVRINALTAASEAACLILSVDETIKNPRSSMDGPPGGAGRGRGRPHAH; encoded by the exons ATGTGGAGGAGGGTCTCCACCCTCAGACCATCATCAGAGCCTTCCGCAACGCCACCAACCTC agagcagaggcaGCTGTTGGAGAAGTGCGCGGCCACAGCGCTCAACTCCAAGCTCATTGCTGGTCAGAAGGATTTCTTCTCCAAGATGGTGGTGGATGCCGTCATGTCTCTGGAAGAGCTGCTGTCTCTGAAGATGATTGGTATCAAGAAGGTCCAGGGTGGAGGTCTTGAG GATTCCCATTTGATCTCTGGAGTTGCGTTCAAGAAGACCTTCTCCTACGCCGGATTTGAGATGCAGCCTAAATCCTATGAGAATCCAAAGATCGCACTGCTCAACATAGAGCTGGAGCTGAAGGCTGAGAAGGACAACGCCGAGGTCCGAGTGAAAAATGTGGAG GACTACCAGGCCATTGTTGACGCAGAGTGGAACATCCTGTACGACAAACTGGAGAAGATCTATAAGTCAGGAGCCAAGGTGGTTTTGTCCAAGCTGCCTATTGGTGATGTGGCCACCCAGTACTTTGCTGACAGAGACCTGTTCTGCGCCGGTAGAGTCCAGGAGGAGGACCTGAAGAGGACCATGATG GCCTGCGGCGGCTCCATCCAGACCACAGTCAGCTCTATGACAGACGACGTCCTGGGACAGTGTGCAGTCTTCGAGGAGGTCCAGGTCGGAGGGGAGAG gTATAACTTCTTTAAGGGCTGTCCCAAGGCCAAGACGTGCACCATCATCCTGAGAGGTGGAGCCGAACAGTTCACAGAGGAGACGGAGCGATCACTGCACGATGCCATCATGATCGTGCGCAGAGCCATCAAG AATGATGCCGTTGtagcaggtggaggagctgtgGAGATGGAGCTGTCTAAGTACCTGCGGGATTATTCGAGGACCATCCCTGgaaaacagcagctgttgatTGGAGCGTACGCCAAGGCCCTGGAGATCATCCCCAGACAGCTGTGTGACAACGCCGGCTTTGACGCCACAAACATTCTGAACAAACTGCGCGCCAAACACGCACAG GGCGGCATGTGGTACGGTGTGGACATCAACAACGAAGACATTGCAGATAACTTCGTCGCATGCGTCTGGGAGCCCTCCATCGTGCGTATCAACGCTCTGACGGCAGCATCCGAGGCAGCCTGCCTCATCCTGTCAGTGGATGAGACCATCAAGAACCCTCGCAGCTCTATGGATGGACCTCCAGGGGGCGCCGGCAGGGGCAGAGGGAGACCCCATGCTCATTAA